CATGTTGTTGATCCTGAGCTGTGGTGATCACTCTAAATCGTGTCGATTCATTGCAGTAGTACTAAATCCACCATCGACATGTACAATTTCACCGGTGATCCCGGCTGCAAGATCAGAGCAGAGGAAAGCCGCTGTATTGCCGATATCCTCCAAGGTTACGGTACGACCAATCGGTGCCACGGCTTCAAAGTAAGCCAACATTTTTTTGAAATCTTTAATGCCAGAAGCCGCCAGAGTACGCACTGGTCCGGCTGAAATACCATTCACCCGGACCCCTCGGGACCCCAGTGCGCTGGCGAGATAGCGCACATTGGCCTCTAAAGAGGCTTTGGCTAAGCCCATCACGTTATAGTGGGGGATTGCCCGTTCCGCGCCTAAGTAGGAGAGCGTCAATAACGCAGC
This genomic stretch from unidentified bacterial endosymbiont harbors:
- a CDS encoding SDR family oxidoreductase; its protein translation is EHAWSTFDGFIHAIAYAPSEQLEGNYLEAVNREGFRIAHDISAYSFAALAKGCHQLLTPQAALLTLSYLGAERAIPHYNVMGLAKASLEANVRYLASALGSRGVRVNGISAGPVRTLAASGIKDFKKMLAYFEAVAPIGRTVTLEDIGNTAAFLCSDLAAGITGEIVHVDGGFSTTAMNRHDLE